The sequence ACGCCGGACGACGGCATGGCGCCGCTGTTGCGGGAGCTGATCCGGGAATATGCGGCCACCGGGCTCCCCCCGGCCTACCTTGCCAAGGAGGAATCGTGAACAAGAAACTGCTGTCGGCCTACGGCCTGAAGTGGAACCCTTTTTCACCCGACCTTCCCGACGAAGCCCTCTGGCGCTCGCCGGCCCTGGAACACTTCTGCTGGCGTATGGAACAGCAGGTCCGCGAGGGCGGTTTCGCCCTGGTCACCGGCGACCCCGGCACCGGCAAGTCCGTCGCGCTCCGGCTTGCGGCGCGGCAACTGGCAACGCTGCCGGATGTGCTGATCGGCGCGCTCGCCCGGCCTCAGAGCAATCTGGCCGACATCTACCGCGAACTCGGCGATTTGTTCTCGGTGCCGTTGTCGCCGAGCAACCGGTGGGGCGGATTCAAGGCCTTGCGCGAGAAGTGGCTCGCCCACCTGTCCTCCACACTCTACCGCCCCGTGCTTTTGATCGACGAAGCCCAGCAGATGCAACCGGAGGTCTTCTCCGAACTCCGCCTCCTGGCCAGCACGAACTTCGATTCCCGCTCGCTGCTGACGGTGGTGCTGGCCGGCGACAGCCGGTTGCTCGAGCGTCTCCGCAACCCGGATCTGGTGCCGCTCGGAAGCCGGATCCGTACCCGTCTGGCCCTGGACTACCTCACGCCCCGCGATCTGGCCGCCTTCGTCGACCACTTGCTCAAGCAGTCCGGCAACCCGCGGCTGATGACACCGGAGCTGATCACGACGCTGTGCGAGCGTGCCGCCGGCAACTACCGCGTTCTGTGCAACATGGCGGCCGATCTCCTGACCGAGGGAATCCGTCGCGAAGCGGCCCAGCTCGATGAGAAGCTGTACCTGGAAGTCTTTGCCCCTCCCTCCAAGCAGCGGAGTCGCAACGATGGGCGCAGAAGCGCAGGGTAGTCAGGACGAATCCTCGGAACGGCTCTGGGCTGAAGTGCTGGCCGCACTTTCCGCACGCCTCCCGGCCGGTACTGTCGAGACATGGTTCCGGCCGGTTCGCCTCGTGACCTGCCGGGATTCCGAGCTTCGACTGGCGGTGCCCACCGAGACGTTCCGGACCGCCTTCCAGAATCACTTCGCGGCACGCCTCGGTGAGATCGTCGATGAGATTGCGGGAAAACACCTGGAGCTGCACGTCACTATATATGATCCCGACGGGCCACCCCGCGCCGCAGAGATCCTTCCGGTCGCTCACGCTTCGGAACTGGAGAAGGGAAATGGTACAGCAGGATGGCTGATCGAACGTCTCTGGACGGCAGGCGGCGTCGGGATTCTCGCCGGTCAGCCGAAGAGCCTCAAGACCTATGTGGCCCTGGAAATGGCGGTCTCGGTCGCCTCCGGATCGCCCTGTCTCGGCACATTCCCTGTTTCCGTTCAGGGACCGGCCCTGGTCTATGCCGCCGAAGACTCGCCGTCAAACCTGCGCTCCCGTCTCGAATCTCTCGCTGCACAGCGCAACCTGCGCCTGGAAAATCTCGACCTGCGGGTCATCACCTCCGATTTCATCCGCCTGGATCACCCTCAAGACCAAAAGCGGCTCCATGAAACCGTCCTGCTCTATCGTCCCGCCCTGCTCGTCCTGGATCCGCTGGTGCGCCTCCACTGTCAGGATGAAAATCAGGCCGGACCGATGGCGGCCCTGCTCGGCTACCTCCGTCGTCTGCAGCGATTGACTGCAACGGCCGTGCTTGTCGTCCACCATCTCAGAAAGGGCAGCAACACCACAGGGACTGGCTACAATCTTCGCGGCAGCTCCGACCTCTACGCCTGGGTCGATTCTTTCGTCTCCCTCCAACGCCGAAATGACCGGGTCACGATCTCCGCCGAACACCGCGCGGCCTCACCTCTTCCGCCGCTTCCAATCGAACTGGTGCACGCAACAGAAAAATCCCAGGCTCCGTGGTTGAGGATCAGGTCGCAGGAACTGGGGCCACTCGAACCCGATCAAGACAGGCTCCGCCTCAGCCTGCTCGATGTCTTGCGGGGCGCTCAGCGTCCACTGAAAACTGAAGAGCTCAGGCAGCGACTCCAGGTAAGAAAACAGCGGGTGACAACAATCCTGCAGGATCTCTGTGAAAAAGGATTGGTTCTACGACTCACCGGCGGCTATCGTTCCGCACCAGACCACCAAGGCCAATATCCCGGTTCCGCACCATAGCCCCTCATCGGGAACGGAACCGGGAACCGGAAGATTCGCCCGAAGATAGTCCCTCAACTACCTCGACTAAACCACCATCAACAATCGCGAACACGCTCACGCACTCGTCATGGAAGGTCAAGGAGTAGACGAAGCCGTTGCCGGCGATGTCGTGCCAGCGGGCCGTCCCGGTGCGCAGGCCGCGCGTCACGTAGGATG is a genomic window of candidate division WOR-3 bacterium containing:
- a CDS encoding general secretion pathway protein GspA, whose translation is MNKKLLSAYGLKWNPFSPDLPDEALWRSPALEHFCWRMEQQVREGGFALVTGDPGTGKSVALRLAARQLATLPDVLIGALARPQSNLADIYRELGDLFSVPLSPSNRWGGFKALREKWLAHLSSTLYRPVLLIDEAQQMQPEVFSELRLLASTNFDSRSLLTVVLAGDSRLLERLRNPDLVPLGSRIRTRLALDYLTPRDLAAFVDHLLKQSGNPRLMTPELITTLCERAAGNYRVLCNMAADLLTEGIRREAAQLDEKLYLEVFAPPSKQRSRNDGRRSAG